From the Alphaproteobacteria bacterium LSUCC0719 genome, one window contains:
- the dnaN gene encoding DNA polymerase III subunit beta produces MKFTIDRISLLRPLGQVQSVVERRNTIPILANVVLQAADGVLSMTATDMDMDIATKVECAVATTGTTTVSAHLLYDIVRKLPEGAEVEITVADGHAMISAGRSNFRLPTLPVEDFPAISVGEMPDAFMLTAADMRDMIDATRFAISTEETRYYLNGIYLHKSEQGDLCAVATDGHRLALTRQGLPAGAAGMPSIIVPRKAVTELRKLLDDFEGEVGVALSDTRAEFSIATVNLRTKLIDGTFPDYTRVIPRGNDRIMQVDAASFSAAVDRVSTISSERSRSIKMRLQPGMLTLSASSTDASSADEDIEVSYDGAEMEIGFNARYLLDIASQVESDTIEFALADQGSPSLVRAPGDEATLFVLMPMRV; encoded by the coding sequence ATGAAATTCACCATTGATCGCATCAGCCTTCTGCGGCCGCTCGGGCAGGTGCAATCCGTTGTGGAACGCCGCAACACAATCCCGATCCTCGCCAATGTCGTTCTGCAGGCAGCAGATGGCGTTCTGTCGATGACCGCCACCGATATGGATATGGATATCGCCACCAAGGTCGAATGTGCGGTGGCAACCACAGGCACGACCACCGTTTCGGCGCATCTTCTTTATGATATTGTCCGCAAGCTTCCCGAAGGCGCCGAGGTCGAGATCACCGTTGCCGACGGCCATGCGATGATCAGCGCCGGCCGGTCGAACTTCCGCCTGCCAACCCTGCCTGTCGAGGATTTTCCGGCAATCAGCGTTGGCGAGATGCCGGACGCTTTCATGCTGACTGCCGCCGACATGCGCGACATGATCGACGCAACCCGTTTTGCGATCTCGACCGAGGAGACAAGATATTACCTGAACGGTATCTATCTTCACAAATCCGAGCAGGGTGATCTGTGCGCTGTCGCCACCGATGGCCACAGGCTGGCGCTGACGCGTCAGGGACTGCCGGCTGGTGCGGCCGGCATGCCGTCGATCATCGTGCCGCGCAAGGCGGTGACCGAGCTTCGCAAGCTGCTTGATGATTTCGAGGGTGAGGTTGGCGTGGCGCTGTCAGACACCAGGGCCGAATTCAGCATTGCGACGGTGAATTTGCGGACCAAGCTTATCGATGGCACATTCCCCGACTACACACGGGTGATCCCGCGCGGCAATGACCGGATCATGCAGGTTGATGCGGCAAGTTTCTCGGCTGCGGTTGACCGGGTATCGACAATCTCGTCCGAAAGATCGCGTTCCATCAAGATGCGGCTTCAGCCAGGCATGCTGACCCTGTCGGCAAGCAGCACCGATGCGTCGAGCGCGGACGAGGATATCGAGGTCAGCTATGACGGCGCTGAAATGGAGATTGGTTTCAACGCACGCTATCTTCTCGACATCGCCTCGCAGGTTGAAAGCGATACCATCGAATTTGCTCTTGCCGATCAGGGGTCGCCAAGCCTGGTTCGTGCGCCGGGTGACGAGGCGACGCTGTTTGTTCTGATGCCGATGCGGGTGTGA
- the dnaA gene encoding chromosomal replication initiator protein DnaA produces the protein MDDAWERVTNRMRQDIGEAAWRNWIKPLRVSRLEDGTLTLEAASMLARERVTSQYADRLRVISAAEYGTVRKVEISLGTQQAPRMSQQKRPASGARSQGAEPLGAGLDPRYTFANFVVGKPNELAFAVARRTAESATVAFNPLFLYGGVGLGKTHLMHAIAWHIREQDPSRHVVYLSAEKFMYRFVQALRFRDTMSFKEQFRSVDVLMIDDVQFISGKDSTQEEFFHTFNALVEDGRQVIVSADKSPTDLEGLEERLRSRLGWGMVADIHPADYELRLGILQAKAERARIAVPDKVLEFLAHRISSNVRELEGALTRIAAHASLVGREITIDSAAELLSDLLRASSRQVSIDEIQKRVAAHYDVRVAEMFSARRARNVARPRQVAMYLAKTLTSFSYPEIGRQFGGRDHTTVMHAVRTIEGLVGSDKRIAEDVQLLRSLIAS, from the coding sequence ATGGATGATGCGTGGGAGCGTGTCACCAACCGCATGCGCCAGGATATTGGCGAGGCGGCGTGGCGGAACTGGATCAAGCCGCTGCGCGTCAGCCGGCTTGAGGATGGCACGCTGACGCTCGAGGCCGCATCGATGCTGGCCCGGGAACGGGTGACCAGCCAGTATGCCGACCGGCTGCGGGTCATTTCGGCGGCTGAGTATGGCACCGTTCGCAAGGTCGAGATCAGCCTTGGAACCCAGCAGGCGCCGCGGATGTCACAACAGAAACGTCCCGCTTCAGGCGCCAGATCCCAGGGGGCCGAGCCGCTGGGGGCCGGTCTTGATCCGCGATACACCTTCGCCAATTTCGTTGTCGGCAAGCCGAACGAACTGGCTTTCGCGGTCGCCCGGCGGACAGCCGAATCCGCAACCGTGGCCTTCAACCCGCTGTTCCTTTATGGCGGTGTCGGGCTTGGCAAGACGCATCTCATGCATGCCATCGCCTGGCATATCCGTGAGCAGGATCCCAGCCGCCATGTCGTCTATCTGTCGGCTGAAAAATTCATGTATCGTTTCGTTCAGGCGCTGCGGTTCCGCGATACGATGTCCTTCAAGGAACAGTTCCGTTCGGTTGATGTGCTGATGATCGACGATGTGCAGTTCATCAGCGGCAAGGATTCGACGCAGGAAGAGTTCTTCCATACCTTCAACGCCCTTGTCGAGGATGGACGACAGGTCATCGTGTCGGCTGACAAGTCGCCAACCGATCTCGAAGGGCTTGAAGAGCGGCTTCGCTCGCGTCTTGGGTGGGGAATGGTGGCAGACATCCATCCAGCCGATTACGAACTCAGGCTCGGCATTCTGCAGGCCAAGGCCGAGCGTGCGCGCATTGCCGTTCCGGACAAGGTGCTGGAGTTTCTGGCACACCGTATTTCAAGCAATGTCCGCGAACTCGAGGGCGCGCTGACAAGGATTGCGGCGCATGCCAGTCTGGTCGGCCGGGAAATCACCATCGACAGTGCCGCCGAGCTGTTGTCCGATCTGCTGCGGGCCAGCAGCAGACAGGTCAGCATTGACGAAATCCAGAAGCGCGTCGCGGCGCATTACGACGTTCGCGTTGCCGAGATGTTTTCGGCCCGACGGGCGCGCAATGTCGCCCGCCCACGGCAGGTCGCGATGTATCTTGCCAAGACGCTGACATCCTTTTCCTACCCGGAAATCGGCCGCCAGTTCGGAGGCCGCGACCACACCACGGTGATGCATGCCGTGCGCACAATCGAGGGTCTTGTCGGCAGTGACAAGCGGATTGCCGAGGATGTTCAGCTGCTGCGCTCGCTTATCGCCAGCTGA
- the rpsT gene encoding 30S ribosomal protein S20, whose product MANHISAKKRIRRNARRAAINGARMSRIRTFIKKVETAIASGDADGARTALRVAQPEIQRGVTRGVLHRNTASRKISRLAARVKAVAA is encoded by the coding sequence ATGGCCAATCACATTTCTGCCAAGAAGCGGATCCGCCGCAACGCGCGTCGCGCAGCCATCAATGGCGCCCGCATGAGCCGCATCCGTACCTTTATCAAAAAGGTCGAAACAGCCATTGCTTCCGGTGACGCCGATGGTGCCCGCACCGCCCTGCGTGTTGCGCAACCCGAGATCCAGCGCGGCGTAACGCGCGGTGTTCTGCATCGCAACACGGCATCACGCAAGATTTCGCGGCTTGCTGCCCGTGTAAAGGCTGTCGCTGCCTGA
- a CDS encoding class I SAM-dependent methyltransferase — protein MSQRQTIPGSDPGGENIDFGFRTVRREDKAGLVRDVFDSVATRYDIMNDLMSGGVHRLWKAAMVDWMAPQPYQHLVDLAGGTGDISLRFLKAGGGSAAVTDINESMLNAGRRRRDLGKLADRLRWCVGNAEALPFETASADLVTIAFGLRNVTNRDAALAEAHRVLRPGGRFLCLEFSQVSSDMLARAYDAWSFNVLPRLGQLVAGDADSYRYLVESIRTFPTPEVLADMFAGAGFAQVRVRRMSAGIACIHSGWKLD, from the coding sequence ATGAGCCAGCGACAAACAATTCCGGGATCGGATCCCGGAGGCGAAAATATCGATTTCGGATTCCGCACCGTACGGCGCGAGGACAAGGCAGGGCTGGTCCGCGACGTGTTCGATTCGGTAGCGACCCGCTATGACATCATGAATGATCTGATGAGTGGTGGCGTTCATCGGCTGTGGAAGGCCGCGATGGTCGACTGGATGGCCCCGCAACCCTATCAGCACCTGGTCGATCTGGCCGGTGGCACCGGTGATATCAGTCTGCGGTTCCTCAAGGCCGGGGGTGGCAGCGCTGCCGTCACCGACATCAATGAATCAATGCTGAATGCCGGCCGCAGACGGCGTGATCTTGGCAAGCTTGCCGACAGGTTGCGCTGGTGTGTCGGCAATGCCGAGGCGCTTCCCTTCGAAACCGCCAGCGCCGATCTCGTGACCATTGCCTTTGGGTTGCGCAATGTGACCAACCGCGATGCGGCACTCGCCGAGGCGCACCGTGTCCTGCGGCCCGGCGGTCGCTTTCTGTGCCTCGAATTCTCGCAGGTCAGCAGCGACATGCTGGCCCGTGCCTATGATGCCTGGTCGTTCAATGTGCTGCCACGGCTTGGCCAGCTGGTTGCCGGTGATGCCGACAGCTATCGCTATCTGGTGGAATCGATTCGTACCTTCCCGACGCCGGAGGTTCTTGCCGACATGTTCGCCGGGGCCGGCTTTGCCCAGGTGCGGGTGCGGCGGATGTCTGCCGGCATAGCCTGCATTCATTCAGGATGGAAACTCGACTGA
- the mutM gene encoding bifunctional DNA-formamidopyrimidine glycosylase/DNA-(apurinic or apyrimidinic site) lyase, whose protein sequence is MPELPEVETVRRALAPVMEGHRIDSAYVGRPDLRWPLPDNLAARLSGRMVGPLARRGKFLLLPLDAGETMLMHLGMSGSVRIHHDRPEIGKHDHMSLKMQGADQPCWIIFNDPRRFGWIDLFSQDPHPMLAHMGPEPLGNEFSATTLIDGLAARRGPVKTALLDQRLVAGIGNIYACEALFGAGISPRRRANTIRGQRADRLAAAIRDVLMRAIEDGGTSLRDHVQPGGEIGYFVQRLAVYGRDGQPCHVCGSLIRSLVQSGRSSFYCPGCQR, encoded by the coding sequence ATGCCTGAACTTCCCGAGGTGGAAACCGTGCGCCGGGCGCTGGCGCCGGTCATGGAGGGGCACCGGATCGACTCCGCCTATGTCGGCCGACCTGATCTGCGCTGGCCATTGCCGGATAATCTGGCGGCGCGGCTGTCAGGGCGAATGGTGGGGCCGCTTGCCAGACGCGGCAAATTCCTGCTGCTGCCGCTTGATGCCGGCGAAACAATGCTGATGCATCTTGGCATGTCGGGCTCGGTGCGCATCCATCATGACAGGCCTGAGATCGGCAAACATGATCATATGAGCCTGAAAATGCAGGGCGCAGATCAACCATGCTGGATCATCTTCAACGATCCCCGCCGATTCGGCTGGATTGATCTGTTCAGCCAGGATCCCCATCCCATGCTGGCACATATGGGGCCGGAACCGCTGGGTAATGAATTTTCGGCAACCACGCTGATCGACGGGCTGGCGGCGCGGCGCGGACCGGTCAAGACAGCGCTTCTTGACCAGCGGCTTGTTGCCGGGATTGGCAATATCTATGCCTGTGAAGCGCTGTTTGGCGCGGGAATCTCTCCAAGGCGACGCGCCAACACCATCCGCGGGCAGCGCGCTGACAGGCTTGCCGCAGCGATCAGGGATGTGCTGATGCGGGCGATCGAAGACGGTGGCACCAGCCTTCGTGACCATGTCCAGCCTGGCGGCGAGATCGGGTATTTTGTGCAGCGACTTGCGGTCTATGGTCGTGATGGTCAGCCCTGCCATGTCTGCGGTTCGTTGATTCGCAGCCTTGTCCAGTCCGGCCGTAGCAGTTTTTACTGTCCCGGCTGCCAGCGCTGA
- the ubiB gene encoding 2-polyprenylphenol 6-hydroxylase translates to MRASSWQIILAMLRLPLIAWHLGRAGTLGHMAQVTLLPAWMRRFCSLVDSLIRSRGARHDAGSALAEALIRLGPGFIKFGQALSTRADLIGPQMAHSLSLLQDRLPAFAPDLARRQVASEAGCPIDDIFRRFDDVPVAAASIAQVHYAELLDGRQVAVKLLRPGIRRRMQSDTTLFYSLARILEWLAPNMQRLKLVTAVDQFTQISDFELDLRLEAAGAGKLAENMAGDDGIHVPWVDLEHTTAAMLVIEWIEGIRIDDVDALAVAGHDIERITEIAARCFFNQVFRDGYFHADMHPGNIFIAPDGTLVPIDFGIMGHLDFADRLFLARLLTAMIDRDYDAVARLHADAGMLDETVPLASFAQSIRAVAEPVMGKPLGDVSLGTVLGQIFQLSNRFAIDVQPQFNLLQKTMMMAEGVARQLNPEANMWMLARPLAGQWMQDQASFAKRAESLLEDAMMLMARLPRILSALEAHREPAPVASKNSWPFVTALLALAIAFVAIFT, encoded by the coding sequence ATGCGCGCCTCCAGCTGGCAGATCATTCTGGCAATGCTTCGGCTACCGCTGATTGCCTGGCACCTTGGCCGGGCAGGCACACTTGGCCACATGGCGCAGGTAACGCTTCTTCCGGCGTGGATGCGGCGCTTCTGTTCGCTTGTTGACAGCCTGATCCGCTCGCGCGGGGCGCGCCATGACGCTGGCAGCGCACTTGCCGAAGCGTTGATCCGGCTTGGTCCCGGTTTCATCAAATTCGGCCAGGCGCTGTCGACAAGGGCCGATCTGATCGGGCCGCAGATGGCACATTCCCTGAGCCTTCTCCAGGACCGCCTTCCCGCCTTCGCACCGGATCTGGCGCGCCGTCAGGTCGCGAGCGAGGCCGGCTGCCCGATCGATGACATATTCCGGCGATTTGATGATGTGCCCGTCGCCGCAGCTTCGATTGCCCAGGTCCATTATGCCGAGCTTCTCGACGGGCGACAGGTGGCGGTAAAGCTGTTGCGGCCGGGGATCAGGCGGCGCATGCAGTCTGATACCACGCTGTTCTATTCGCTGGCACGGATTCTGGAATGGCTGGCGCCGAACATGCAGCGCCTGAAACTTGTCACGGCTGTCGACCAGTTCACCCAGATTTCCGACTTCGAGCTTGATCTTCGGCTGGAAGCGGCGGGGGCCGGCAAGCTTGCCGAGAACATGGCCGGTGATGACGGGATCCATGTGCCCTGGGTTGACCTTGAACATACGACAGCGGCAATGCTGGTGATCGAATGGATCGAGGGAATCCGGATCGACGATGTCGACGCTCTGGCCGTCGCCGGGCATGACATCGAACGCATTACCGAAATTGCCGCACGCTGTTTCTTCAATCAGGTGTTCCGCGACGGATATTTTCATGCCGACATGCATCCCGGCAATATCTTCATTGCCCCCGATGGCACGCTGGTGCCGATAGATTTCGGGATCATGGGGCATCTCGATTTTGCCGACAGGCTGTTTCTGGCGCGGCTTTTGACGGCGATGATCGACCGTGACTATGACGCGGTGGCACGCCTTCACGCCGATGCCGGGATGCTCGACGAAACCGTCCCGCTGGCATCCTTTGCGCAATCCATCCGCGCCGTTGCAGAACCGGTGATGGGCAAGCCGCTCGGTGATGTGTCGCTTGGCACCGTTCTGGGGCAGATCTTCCAGCTGTCAAACAGGTTTGCCATTGACGTCCAGCCGCAATTCAATCTGCTTCAGAAAACCATGATGATGGCCGAAGGTGTGGCGCGTCAGCTGAACCCGGAGGCCAATATGTGGATGCTGGCACGTCCGCTCGCAGGCCAGTGGATGCAGGATCAGGCAAGCTTTGCCAAGCGGGCCGAAAGCCTGCTTGAGGATGCGATGATGCTGATGGCGCGGTTGCCGCGCATTCTGAGCGCACTTGAGGCACACCGGGAACCGGCACCGGTGGCCAGCAAAAACTCGTGGCCTTTTGTGACAGCCCTGCTGGCGCTTGCCATTGCCTTTGTCGCAATATTCACATAA
- the dut gene encoding dUTP diphosphatase, which translates to MSLTIAISTLPHFGDLRLPTYESPGAAGMDIAAAIESDIVIAPGQRCAVPTGLAMAVPSGHEIQVRPRSGLALRHGVTVANAPGTIDSDYRGELMVLLINLGDEAFTITRGMRVAQLVLAPVIQASVDIVESLDDTERGDGGFGSTGI; encoded by the coding sequence ATGAGCCTCACCATCGCAATCAGTACCCTGCCGCATTTTGGCGATCTTCGGCTTCCGACCTATGAAAGCCCGGGAGCCGCCGGAATGGATATCGCAGCGGCCATTGAGTCTGACATCGTGATCGCGCCCGGTCAAAGATGTGCCGTGCCAACCGGGCTTGCCATGGCGGTGCCGTCAGGCCACGAGATCCAGGTCCGGCCAAGGTCCGGCCTGGCCTTGCGGCACGGGGTCACAGTTGCCAACGCACCGGGGACCATCGACAGTGACTATCGCGGCGAGCTGATGGTGCTTCTGATCAATCTGGGCGACGAGGCCTTCACCATCACCCGGGGCATGCGGGTCGCACAGCTGGTGCTGGCACCGGTCATTCAGGCATCCGTCGATATTGTCGAATCGCTTGATGACACCGAGCGCGGTGACGGCGGCTTTGGATCAACAGGAATATGA
- a CDS encoding ThiF family adenylyltransferase produces the protein MLNDADLERYARQVIMPDVGEEGQERLLASRMLVIGAGGLGSPVVFYLAAAGVGHITILDDETVELTNLNRQILHTTASIGTSKVEQAAAAAAALNPAIDITPRRERLDASNVESLLSAHDLVIDCSDNVETRYLLGDAAYRTGTPLVFGGAVRSEGQLALFHSGTPDSPCFRCVFPAMPDAKQAPGCSEAGILGPVTGVIGTLQALTAVNVILQIGGAQTGRLLLFDARGGGFMEISTARRSDCSTCGS, from the coding sequence ATGCTGAATGATGCAGATCTTGAACGCTACGCCCGTCAGGTCATCATGCCCGATGTCGGCGAGGAGGGGCAGGAACGGCTGTTGGCGTCACGAATGCTGGTGATTGGCGCCGGCGGCCTCGGCTCACCGGTGGTGTTCTATCTTGCGGCGGCGGGTGTCGGGCATATCACCATTCTTGATGATGAAACCGTCGAACTCACCAACCTGAACCGACAGATCCTGCACACAACCGCCAGCATCGGCACATCCAAGGTTGAACAGGCAGCCGCCGCTGCCGCAGCGCTGAACCCGGCGATTGACATCACCCCGCGGCGTGAACGTCTGGATGCCTCCAATGTGGAATCATTGTTATCGGCGCATGACCTTGTCATTGACTGTTCGGACAATGTCGAGACACGCTATCTTCTTGGCGACGCGGCCTACCGCACCGGAACGCCGCTTGTCTTTGGTGGCGCCGTGCGAAGCGAGGGGCAGCTGGCGCTGTTTCACAGCGGCACGCCCGACTCACCCTGCTTCAGATGTGTGTTTCCCGCCATGCCGGATGCCAAACAGGCACCAGGATGTTCCGAGGCCGGCATTCTTGGCCCTGTCACCGGGGTGATCGGCACGCTGCAGGCGCTGACGGCGGTGAATGTGATCCTGCAGATCGGCGGCGCGCAGACAGGCCGTCTGTTGCTGTTTGACGCGCGCGGCGGCGGGTTCATGGAAATCAGCACGGCGCGGCGCAGCGATTGCAGCACCTGCGGCAGCTAG
- the recF gene encoding DNA replication/repair protein RecF — MTVLLERQQTQPGRQAEAQVTFLSLHDFRNYADCRVMIESRNVLLLGENGAGKTNLMEAISLLAPGRGLRRARAEHLPRQGSGGEQWAVAADLCIADEQVRIGTGVPADSDSGRRIMRRDGETVPQTEIGRLLSVSWLTPRMDGIFIDSPGARRRFLDRLVIAFDAAHIGRTNRYDKLLRERAALLAEGRSDETWFSAIEASLAEAAIAVTAARQALIADLNAEAAQGWFDFPGVRLVLDGTVETWLAEGSALQAEDRFVAVARERRVAGDPALAGPHASDMTALNSQTDAPAHLASTGQQKALLIAVVLAHARLQARRLGRPPLLLLDDVVAHLDVARRAALFAAVGAIGAQTWFSGTDQNDFEGLEAQSLSISAADGMASITQSEE, encoded by the coding sequence TTGACTGTTCTTTTGGAAAGACAGCAGACACAGCCGGGCCGACAGGCCGAGGCACAGGTGACGTTTCTGTCACTTCACGATTTTCGCAATTACGCCGATTGCAGGGTGATGATCGAATCACGAAATGTGCTGCTGCTTGGTGAAAATGGTGCCGGCAAGACCAATTTGATGGAAGCCATATCGCTGCTGGCGCCAGGCCGTGGCCTGCGCCGGGCGCGTGCCGAGCATCTGCCACGTCAGGGAAGTGGTGGCGAGCAATGGGCGGTGGCGGCGGATCTGTGCATAGCAGACGAACAGGTCCGCATCGGCACCGGTGTGCCAGCCGATAGCGACAGTGGACGCCGGATCATGCGGCGTGATGGTGAAACGGTGCCGCAGACCGAGATTGGCAGATTACTGTCGGTGTCATGGCTGACCCCGCGTATGGATGGAATTTTCATTGACAGCCCCGGGGCGCGTCGCCGGTTTCTCGACCGTCTGGTTATCGCCTTTGACGCGGCGCATATCGGGCGCACGAACCGCTATGACAAACTTCTTCGCGAACGTGCGGCGTTGCTAGCCGAGGGGCGTTCGGACGAAACCTGGTTCAGCGCCATCGAGGCCAGCCTGGCGGAGGCGGCCATTGCCGTCACCGCAGCGCGCCAGGCCTTGATCGCCGATCTGAATGCCGAGGCGGCGCAGGGATGGTTTGATTTTCCGGGAGTCAGGCTGGTGCTTGACGGAACGGTTGAGACATGGCTTGCCGAAGGGTCGGCATTGCAGGCCGAGGACAGATTTGTCGCCGTTGCGCGCGAGCGCCGGGTGGCTGGTGACCCGGCGCTTGCCGGGCCACATGCAAGTGACATGACTGCGCTCAACAGCCAGACCGACGCACCGGCCCATCTTGCGTCGACAGGCCAGCAGAAGGCGCTGTTGATAGCCGTTGTGCTGGCGCATGCCCGTCTGCAGGCGCGGCGTCTCGGTCGCCCTCCGCTGCTGCTTCTTGATGATGTGGTGGCGCATCTTGATGTGGCGCGCCGTGCCGCGCTGTTCGCGGCTGTTGGCGCGATTGGGGCGCAGACCTGGTTCAGCGGCACCGACCAGAATGATTTTGAAGGCCTTGAAGCCCAGTCGCTGTCGATTTCGGCAGCTGATGGAATGGCCAGCATAACGCAGTCGGAGGAATGA
- the coaBC gene encoding bifunctional phosphopantothenoylcysteine decarboxylase/phosphopantothenate--cysteine ligase CoaBC gives MKNCDLPAIITALGGRQALQDLLGVGPSAVSNYLARGTLPQRAHAPVCEALRARGYQIDPGSLALSTGEDLQAADIGRRVLLIVGGGIAAYKALEVARRLQDHDIAVTGVMTSGAQHFITPLSLSALTARKTFTDLFSLTDEAEMGHIRLGREADLVLVAPATANLMARAANGLADDLATTILLATDAPVLMAPAMNPAMWANPATQDNLARLRARDVQFVGPAAGDMACGEEGTGRLSEPAEIVSAACRILESKPVPANGGPLAGRHAIVTSGPTVEPIDAVRFIANRSSGKQGHAIAAALAGRGARVTLVSGPVTIPAPQNVDLVSVETARDMLAACENALPADLAVCAAAVADWHITDAHAGKMKKTGDRPPVLTLAENPDILHHLSNHASRPRLVVGFAAEAEDLHMNAMAKLARKGCDWIVANAVTAADGESVFGSDRNSATLFTGNDAEDWNDMSKTALADRLVTRIEAHFA, from the coding sequence ATGAAAAACTGTGATCTGCCAGCCATAATCACCGCGCTTGGCGGGCGTCAGGCGCTACAGGATCTTCTCGGGGTCGGTCCCAGCGCGGTCAGCAACTATCTTGCCAGAGGCACGCTGCCACAGCGGGCCCATGCGCCGGTCTGCGAGGCCTTGCGGGCGCGGGGATACCAGATCGATCCGGGAAGCCTGGCGCTGTCCACCGGTGAAGACCTTCAGGCCGCGGATATCGGGCGTCGTGTGCTGCTGATCGTTGGTGGCGGTATCGCCGCCTACAAGGCGCTCGAAGTGGCCCGACGGCTTCAGGATCACGATATAGCGGTCACCGGTGTCATGACCTCTGGCGCGCAGCATTTCATCACCCCTCTCAGCCTGTCCGCGCTGACCGCGCGAAAAACCTTCACCGATCTGTTTTCGCTGACCGACGAGGCGGAGATGGGCCATATCCGGCTGGGCCGCGAGGCCGATCTCGTACTGGTCGCGCCGGCGACAGCCAACCTGATGGCGCGGGCCGCGAACGGTCTGGCCGATGATCTGGCCACAACCATCCTGCTGGCGACCGATGCGCCGGTCCTGATGGCCCCGGCCATGAACCCGGCAATGTGGGCCAATCCGGCGACGCAGGATAATCTGGCGCGGCTTCGCGCCCGCGATGTGCAGTTTGTCGGCCCGGCTGCCGGGGACATGGCCTGTGGTGAAGAGGGCACCGGACGGCTGAGTGAGCCAGCCGAGATCGTCAGCGCCGCCTGCCGGATTCTCGAGTCAAAACCAGTCCCGGCAAATGGCGGTCCACTTGCCGGGCGTCACGCCATTGTGACCTCGGGGCCGACTGTCGAGCCGATTGATGCGGTCCGCTTTATTGCCAACAGGTCATCCGGGAAGCAGGGACACGCCATTGCCGCCGCACTGGCCGGTCGCGGGGCACGGGTCACGCTTGTCAGCGGACCAGTCACCATACCGGCACCGCAGAATGTCGACCTTGTATCTGTCGAAACGGCGCGCGACATGCTGGCCGCCTGTGAGAATGCGCTTCCAGCCGATCTTGCTGTCTGCGCAGCCGCCGTCGCCGACTGGCATATCACCGACGCGCATGCGGGCAAGATGAAAAAAACCGGTGACAGGCCGCCCGTGCTGACGCTTGCCGAAAATCCCGACATTCTGCACCATCTGTCAAATCACGCCAGCCGACCACGGCTGGTCGTCGGCTTTGCCGCCGAGGCCGAGGATCTGCACATGAACGCCATGGCAAAACTGGCACGAAAGGGATGCGACTGGATTGTCGCCAATGCGGTCACGGCAGCTGATGGCGAATCCGTCTTCGGCAGTGACAGGAACAGCGCCACCCTGTTCACGGGCAACGATGCCGAGGACTGGAACGATATGTCAAAGACGGCGCTTGCCGACAGGCTGGTCACACGGATCGAGGCGCATTTCGCATGA